The proteins below come from a single Rhodanobacter sp. LX-99 genomic window:
- a CDS encoding YiiD C-terminal domain-containing protein, which translates to MSTTDDATPHAQQLIQFIRDEIPLAHAMDLQLAGCDGDSLSLRAPLAPNVNDKGCAFGGSLVSLMTLSGWALVELALRRRGHDCDVFVAESRVRYLAPLWQDFCSEARLAMDAGWDTFFNTLGARGKARISVDCVVPGEHGKPACTLSARFVAKRRG; encoded by the coding sequence GTGAGCACGACCGACGACGCAACACCGCACGCGCAGCAACTGATCCAGTTCATCCGCGACGAAATCCCGCTGGCCCACGCGATGGACCTGCAGTTGGCCGGCTGCGATGGCGACAGCCTGAGCCTGCGCGCGCCGCTGGCGCCGAACGTCAACGACAAGGGCTGCGCGTTCGGCGGCAGCCTGGTCAGCCTGATGACCCTGAGCGGCTGGGCGCTGGTGGAACTGGCGCTGCGCCGGCGCGGCCACGACTGCGACGTGTTCGTGGCCGAATCCCGCGTGCGCTACCTGGCGCCGCTGTGGCAGGACTTCTGCAGTGAGGCGCGGCTGGCCATGGACGCGGGCTGGGACACGTTCTTCAACACGTTGGGCGCACGCGGCAAGGCGCGCATCAGTGTCGACTGCGTGGTGCCCGGCGAGCACGGCAAGCCCGCCTGCACCCTGAGCGCACGCTTCGTCGCCAAACGCCGCGGCTGA
- a CDS encoding 3'-5' exonuclease has translation MDVSYLIDPLNEAQREAVCAPPGHYLVLAGAGSGKTRVLTHRIGWLTQAERVPPWAILAVTFTNKAAGEMRARLEALIPGGTQGLTVGTFHGIAHRLLRRHWREAGLPETFQILDSDDQLRLVKRVVAGLGLDDAKYPPRQACWQINNWKDEGKRPDGIEHRDHPVTHTFVNIYKAYEDACRRAGLVDFGELLLRAHELWLKNPAVLEHYQQRWRHLLIDEFQDTNTLQYAWIRVLAGATGKVFAVGDDDQSIYGWRGAKVENMAQFLRDFPGARTIKLEQNYRSTSTILKAANSVIQRNGSRLGKELWTAGEDGERIALYAAYNEQDEARFVIERIREYIDEHGQAKDCAILYRSNAQSRNFEEQLVQRNIKYRVYGGQRFFERAEVKDALAYLRLTANRHDDAAFERAVNTPPRGIGERTLDALRRRARGENTSMWEAALSELSSGSELAGRAKNAVKAFLALIDEMARAFKPLSPRERVGGEGTDVPTTLAPPEPSPPTPLPAGEGSSCELTLAEQIDHAITHTGLRDFYEKDSRGNAESRVENLDELVNVASRFERTAEDIDAGLGELSAFLSHAALEAGENQGEAWDDCVQLMTLHSAKGLEFPVVFLVGMEEGLFPSQRSVDDEGRLEEERRLAYVGITRAREKLVVTHAESRRMHGAEMLARPSRFLGEMPAELIDEVRPRVHVTRPLYAGRPHEVSPSLEESLPVKLGQRVSHPSFGEGVVISAEGSGAHTRLQVNFEAAGSKWLVAAYANLTPL, from the coding sequence ATGGATGTCTCGTACCTGATCGACCCGCTCAACGAAGCCCAGCGCGAAGCCGTCTGCGCCCCACCCGGCCACTACCTGGTGCTTGCCGGCGCCGGCTCCGGCAAGACCCGCGTGCTGACCCACCGCATCGGCTGGCTGACCCAGGCCGAGCGCGTGCCGCCGTGGGCGATCCTCGCCGTCACCTTCACCAACAAGGCCGCCGGCGAGATGCGCGCGCGGCTGGAAGCGCTGATCCCCGGCGGCACCCAGGGCCTCACCGTGGGCACCTTCCACGGCATCGCCCATCGCCTGCTGCGCCGGCACTGGCGCGAGGCGGGGCTGCCGGAAACGTTCCAGATCCTCGATTCGGACGACCAGCTGCGGCTGGTCAAGCGCGTGGTAGCCGGGCTGGGCCTGGACGACGCGAAATATCCGCCGCGCCAGGCCTGCTGGCAGATCAATAACTGGAAGGACGAGGGCAAGCGGCCGGACGGCATCGAGCATCGCGACCATCCGGTCACGCACACCTTCGTGAACATCTACAAGGCCTACGAGGACGCCTGCCGCCGCGCCGGCCTGGTCGACTTCGGCGAACTGCTGTTGCGCGCGCACGAGCTGTGGCTGAAGAACCCGGCCGTGCTGGAGCACTACCAGCAGCGCTGGCGGCACCTGCTGATCGACGAATTCCAGGACACCAACACGCTGCAGTACGCGTGGATCCGCGTGCTCGCCGGCGCTACCGGGAAGGTCTTCGCGGTCGGCGACGACGACCAGTCGATCTACGGCTGGCGCGGCGCCAAGGTCGAGAACATGGCGCAGTTCCTGCGCGACTTCCCCGGCGCGCGCACGATCAAGCTGGAACAGAACTACCGCTCCACCTCGACCATCCTGAAGGCCGCCAACAGCGTGATCCAGCGCAACGGCAGCCGCCTCGGCAAGGAGCTGTGGACGGCCGGCGAGGACGGCGAACGCATCGCGCTGTACGCCGCCTACAACGAGCAGGACGAGGCGCGCTTCGTGATCGAGCGCATCCGCGAATACATCGACGAGCACGGCCAGGCGAAGGATTGCGCGATCCTGTACCGCTCGAACGCGCAGTCGCGCAACTTCGAGGAGCAGCTGGTCCAGCGCAACATCAAGTACCGCGTCTACGGCGGCCAGCGTTTCTTCGAACGGGCCGAAGTCAAGGACGCGCTGGCCTACCTGCGGCTCACCGCGAACCGGCACGACGACGCCGCGTTCGAGCGCGCGGTGAACACGCCGCCGCGCGGCATCGGCGAGCGCACGCTGGACGCGCTGCGCCGCCGTGCCCGCGGCGAGAACACTTCGATGTGGGAAGCCGCGCTCTCCGAATTGAGCAGCGGCAGCGAGCTGGCCGGGCGGGCGAAGAACGCGGTGAAGGCGTTCCTCGCGCTGATCGACGAAATGGCGCGCGCCTTCAAGCCCCTCTCCCCCCGGGAGAGGGTTGGGGGCGAGGGTACGGATGTGCCGACCACTCTCGCTCCGCCCGAACCCTCACCCCCAACCCCTCTCCCGGCGGGAGAGGGGAGCAGCTGCGAACTGACCCTCGCCGAACAGATCGACCACGCGATCACCCACACCGGCCTGCGCGACTTCTACGAGAAGGACAGTCGCGGCAACGCCGAATCGCGGGTGGAGAACCTGGACGAGCTGGTCAACGTGGCCAGCCGCTTCGAGCGCACCGCCGAGGACATCGACGCCGGCCTCGGCGAACTCTCCGCGTTCCTGTCGCACGCCGCGCTGGAAGCGGGCGAGAACCAGGGCGAGGCCTGGGACGACTGCGTGCAACTGATGACGCTGCACTCGGCCAAGGGACTGGAGTTCCCGGTGGTGTTCCTGGTCGGCATGGAGGAAGGCCTGTTCCCCAGCCAGCGCTCGGTCGACGACGAAGGACGGCTGGAGGAGGAGCGCCGGCTCGCCTACGTCGGCATCACCCGCGCCCGCGAGAAACTCGTCGTCACGCATGCCGAATCGCGCCGCATGCACGGCGCCGAGATGCTGGCGCGGCCGTCGCGCTTCCTCGGCGAGATGCCGGCCGAACTGATCGACGAGGTACGCCCGCGCGTGCACGTCACCCGTCCGCTGTACGCCGGCCGGCCGCACGAGGTCTCGCCGTCGCTGGAGGAATCGCTGCCGGTGAAACTCGGCCAACGTGTCAGCCATCCCAGCTTCGGCGAAGGCGTGGTGATCAGCGCCGAAGGCAGCGGCGCGCATACCCGCCTGCAGGTGAACTTCGAAGCCGCCGGCAGCAAGTGGCTGGTGGCGGCGTACGCCAACCTGACCCCGTTGTAG
- a CDS encoding uroporphyrinogen-III synthase: MQRQSPRDKQGLHGRTVVITRPAGTASALARRVRALGGVPLLLPGLALRGVADAAAVRAGLRAALTAELIVFTSPAAVRYAAALLPLQTAATVLAVGQGTARALRRHGIAAPLAPRRQDSEGLLEHPALHALRGRRAALIGAPGGRGVLREQLAARGAQLHELHVYRRVPPRLDRRHVDALLQLPASAQVLLSSAEALHNLQQLLPPAAWTRLCAATAVVSSERLAAAARAAGFRRIVTAASALSADLLAAATPAH, encoded by the coding sequence ATGCAGCGACAATCCCCTCGGGACAAGCAGGGCTTGCACGGCCGGACCGTGGTGATCACCCGCCCGGCCGGTACCGCGTCGGCGTTGGCGCGCCGGGTGCGCGCGCTCGGCGGCGTGCCGCTGTTGCTGCCGGGCCTGGCCTTGCGCGGCGTGGCGGATGCCGCCGCCGTGCGTGCGGGCTTGCGTGCGGCGCTGACGGCTGAGCTGATCGTCTTCACCAGCCCCGCCGCGGTGCGTTACGCCGCGGCCCTGTTGCCGCTGCAGACGGCGGCGACCGTGCTGGCGGTGGGCCAGGGCACGGCGCGGGCGTTGCGCCGGCATGGCATCGCCGCGCCGCTGGCGCCGCGGCGGCAGGACAGCGAGGGCCTGCTCGAACATCCCGCGCTGCACGCGCTGCGTGGTCGCCGGGCGGCGCTGATCGGGGCGCCCGGCGGCCGCGGCGTGCTGCGCGAACAGCTCGCCGCGCGTGGCGCGCAACTGCACGAGTTGCACGTCTACCGGCGGGTGCCGCCGCGGCTGGACCGGCGCCATGTCGATGCGCTGCTGCAGTTGCCGGCCTCGGCGCAGGTGCTGCTGTCCAGCGCCGAGGCGCTGCACAACCTGCAGCAGTTGCTGCCGCCAGCGGCGTGGACGCGACTGTGCGCGGCGACCGCGGTGGTCAGCAGCGAACGGCTGGCGGCGGCGGCGCGTGCAGCGGGCTTCAGGCGCATCGTTACGGCCGCCTCGGCGTTGTCGGCGGACCTGCTGGCCGCGGCCACACCGGCGCACTGA
- a CDS encoding heme biosynthesis HemY N-terminal domain-containing protein, whose translation MRLWYGIGLLVVAAALAAFGWHWVAEDPGYVLLRLRGWRVETTVVAALVILLLAWALLTVLWRLARWPFGAFSRRHRRLSRQRLGAGLIALMEGRHGDAERDLNRASRLDSLRGPALLASAEAASRRGEHGRALEALDQAAQSAPQAARVLRARVLRREGKSAEALALLVPEADKGTLTPGGWRELVQAAMANGDIRRAREALAPLQKSGALGNRAYAALEAQVLAAAIQAVADGASLNALWSQLPKTQRRVPAVIDAYARRAAAFGLTLPAMDEVESALRREWSPLLIETYGTLAGGDVEARLRRAEGWLDAHPNDANLLLTLGRMCVRLKLWGKARQYLQRSLALAPGTAAWEALGDTFAGQGDAEQAQRCYRNALASARGDAVTPLAQTANPLQPDTQPIAIEERDVHGVPRLPG comes from the coding sequence ATGAGGCTCTGGTACGGGATCGGGTTGCTGGTGGTCGCCGCCGCGCTGGCCGCGTTCGGTTGGCACTGGGTGGCTGAGGATCCCGGCTATGTGCTGCTGCGCCTGCGCGGCTGGCGGGTGGAGACCACGGTGGTCGCGGCGCTGGTCATCCTGCTCTTGGCATGGGCGCTGCTCACCGTGTTGTGGCGGCTGGCGCGCTGGCCGTTCGGCGCGTTCTCGCGGCGGCACCGGCGGCTCAGCCGGCAGCGTCTTGGCGCCGGCCTGATCGCCCTGATGGAAGGCCGCCACGGCGACGCCGAGCGCGACCTCAACCGCGCCTCGCGACTGGACAGCCTGCGCGGCCCGGCCTTGCTGGCCTCGGCCGAGGCGGCTTCGCGCCGCGGCGAACACGGTCGCGCGCTGGAGGCGCTGGACCAGGCCGCGCAATCCGCGCCGCAAGCGGCCCGCGTGCTGCGCGCCCGCGTGCTGCGCCGCGAGGGCAAGTCGGCCGAAGCGCTGGCGCTGCTGGTGCCCGAAGCCGACAAGGGCACGCTGACCCCGGGCGGCTGGCGCGAGCTGGTGCAAGCGGCCATGGCCAACGGCGACATCCGGCGCGCCCGCGAAGCGCTGGCGCCGCTGCAGAAGAGCGGCGCGCTGGGCAACCGCGCCTATGCCGCGCTGGAAGCGCAGGTGCTGGCCGCCGCCATCCAGGCCGTCGCGGACGGCGCCAGCCTCAACGCACTGTGGTCGCAGCTGCCGAAGACGCAGCGCCGCGTGCCCGCGGTGATCGACGCCTACGCGCGCCGCGCAGCCGCGTTCGGGTTGACCCTGCCGGCGATGGACGAAGTGGAATCCGCGCTGCGCCGCGAGTGGTCGCCGCTCTTGATCGAAACCTACGGCACCCTGGCCGGCGGCGACGTCGAGGCGCGCCTGCGCCGCGCCGAAGGCTGGCTCGACGCGCATCCGAACGACGCGAACCTGCTGCTCACGCTCGGCCGCATGTGCGTGCGGCTGAAACTGTGGGGCAAGGCGCGGCAGTACCTGCAACGCTCGCTGGCGCTGGCCCCAGGCACGGCCGCATGGGAAGCCCTGGGCGACACGTTCGCCGGCCAGGGCGATGCGGAACAGGCGCAGCGCTGCTATCGCAATGCACTGGCATCCGCTCGCGGCGACGCAGTCACGCCACTGGCGCAGACGGCCAACCCCCTGCAACCCGACACGCAGCCGATCGCGATCGAGGAGCGCGACGTGCACGGCGTGCCGCGGTTGCCGGGGTGA
- a CDS encoding uroporphyrinogen-III C-methyltransferase has product MSNVDKPNASTAPEGARPDSAAPDAVLIEPSVRATRTAPTRPAPRPRGGGSLALAVLLALIALGASGYIGWRQWQQEQGSAADNQSVASLQQRVATLETTLTALSDQRGSLNQRLDDAAQVNRSLREELLGQAERTRHLEDAVAKLAEKTLSGRDGMLLDEAESLLRMAGERYTLFHDAQGAAAAYALADQALAAVNDGAFTGLRQSVNAEREALAKSQPASQAGALQQLVALRGDLAGLPLKPLDSHAAEATDAWSRIRRALAGVVSVQRDDGAPLAVADARFARELAALDLAQAQAALLAYDSKGYAAALQRVDAALASQFDGHASAVQQARETLKQLASQLPANAPVQLGAALTELRSLRAVHALSPAPASSAAPGGARP; this is encoded by the coding sequence ATGAGCAACGTAGACAAGCCGAACGCGTCCACCGCGCCCGAGGGCGCCCGTCCCGATTCCGCTGCGCCCGATGCGGTGCTGATCGAACCGTCCGTGCGCGCGACCCGCACCGCGCCCACGCGGCCAGCGCCGCGTCCGCGCGGCGGCGGCAGCCTGGCGCTGGCGGTGCTGCTGGCGCTGATCGCGCTGGGCGCTTCCGGTTATATCGGCTGGCGCCAGTGGCAGCAGGAACAGGGCAGCGCCGCCGACAACCAGAGTGTCGCCAGCCTGCAGCAGCGCGTGGCCACGCTGGAAACCACGCTGACTGCCCTGAGCGACCAGCGCGGCAGCCTGAACCAGCGGCTGGACGATGCGGCCCAGGTCAACCGTTCGCTGCGCGAGGAACTGCTCGGCCAGGCCGAGCGCACGCGCCACCTCGAGGACGCGGTGGCCAAGCTCGCCGAGAAGACGCTGAGCGGCCGCGACGGCATGCTGCTGGACGAGGCCGAATCGCTGCTGCGCATGGCCGGCGAACGCTACACGCTGTTCCATGACGCGCAGGGCGCGGCCGCCGCGTATGCGCTGGCCGACCAGGCTCTGGCGGCGGTCAACGACGGCGCATTCACCGGCCTGCGCCAGAGCGTCAATGCCGAGCGCGAGGCGCTGGCCAAGAGCCAGCCGGCCAGCCAGGCCGGCGCGTTGCAGCAACTGGTGGCGCTGCGCGGCGATCTGGCCGGCCTGCCGCTGAAGCCGCTCGACAGCCATGCCGCGGAGGCCACCGATGCGTGGTCGCGCATCCGCCGCGCGCTGGCCGGCGTGGTCAGCGTGCAGCGCGACGACGGTGCGCCGCTGGCGGTCGCCGACGCACGTTTCGCGCGCGAGCTGGCCGCACTCGACCTGGCCCAGGCGCAGGCTGCATTGCTGGCCTATGACAGCAAGGGCTATGCGGCCGCGCTGCAACGGGTGGATGCCGCGCTGGCCAGCCAGTTCGATGGCCATGCGTCGGCGGTGCAGCAGGCGCGCGAGACCTTGAAGCAGCTCGCCAGCCAGTTGCCGGCGAACGCGCCGGTGCAGCTGGGCGCCGCGTTGACCGAACTGCGCAGCCTGCGCGCGGTGCATGCGCTCAGTCCTGCCCCGGCCAGTTCCGCGGCGCCGGGCGGGGCCCGGCCATGA